Genomic DNA from Pseudomonadota bacterium:
AGGAATATAGTCGGGTTCCATTGGCGCTTCGATATTCATCCGCGACCCCCCGGTCACCACCATGCTGCGTTTTCCATGGCAATCTGCCGTCACTCGGCGCCCGATATAGTCGCACCGAGGTGGCATGTCACGTCCTAAAGACTGTTGAAATGTACGTTATTGGGATTCGTGAAAGCGGAACCCCGCAACCCGTTAAGGTTTATCGGAATTATACTACCCGCGACTGCATCATGCGCTGGCATATAGCCCCGGACACAACATCGCACATGCGATGCGCGAGACGGGGTGAAACGCGATTTCTTATGCGCTATAGGCGGGGGTGAATGATGGAATCCGCCAGCAGAGGCGGCGCACAGCAAGGGGCAGGCCGCCATGCGTTTTGAAGGAACAGCCGACTACGTTGCCACGGAAGACCTGATGGTCGCGGTGAACGCCGCGATTACGCTGGAACGGCCATTGCTGGTCAAGGGCGAGCCCGGCACCGGAAAGACGGAACTGGCCCGCCAGGTTTCGGACGCGCTGGGCCTGCGGCTGATCGAATGGCACATCAAGTCGACCACGCGCGCGCACCAAGGCCTCTATGAATACGATGCCGTGTCACGCCTGCGGGACAGCCAGCTGGGCGACGAGAAGGTCAAGGACGTCAAGAACTACATCAAGCACGGCAAGCTCTGGGATGCGTTCAGCGCCGACGAGAAGGTTGTGCTGCTGATCGACGAGATCGACAAGGCGGATATCGAGTTCCCGAACGATCTGCTGCAGGAACTCGATCGCATGGAGTTTCACGTCTACGAGACGGGCGAGACCATCAAGGCCGAAAACCGGCCGATCGTCATCATTACGTCGAACAACGAAAAAGAACTGCCGGACGCGTTCCTGCGTCGCTGTTTCTTCCACTTCATCAGCTTCCCGGACGAAGAAGTGATGACGACGATCATCAACGTCCACTTCCCTGATATCAAAAAGAAGCTGGTCCGCGCCGCGCTGACCCAGTTCTACGAAATCCGCGAGACGCCGGGGCTGAAAAAAAAGCCCTCGACGTCAGAAGTGCTGGACTGGCTGAAGCTGCTGGTCGCCGACGATGTCTCGCCGGAAACGCTGCGCGCCGACCCGAAATCGGCGATCCCGCCGCTGCATGGCGCCCTGCTGAAAAACGAGCAGGACGTGCATCTGTTCGAACGGCTGGCTTTCCTGGCACGGCGGCAGGGCGGCTAGGTTCGCCGCCGCGCGACAATCATCGTCGCAAACGTGGTTGAACCGGCCTTATTGGTCGCGAATGGTGATGCGAGGATCCGGTGAGGAAACTCGATGAACATCAATCTGATCGACGGCGGCGATTCCCTTGAAATCGCCTGGCCCGACGGAGCATCCGCCCGTTTTCACGCAATCTGGCTTAGGGACAATGCGCAGGACGCATCGACCCGGGACCCTGGCAACGGGCAGCGGCTGATCACGCTGGCCGACATTCCGGCCGAAACGCGCATTGCCGAAGCGGCGATTGACGGTGATGACGTCGTCATCACGTTTCAACCTGAAGGCAAAGCGTTGCGCTTCAGGCCGGACTGGCTGCGCGAAAATGCCTACGATCTGGCTCGTGGACCAGTCGCCCCGACCCTCGCCCTCGGCGCCGAAGCTTGGAATAGCGGGCTGAATGCCAAAGTCCCAACTGGCAGCTTTCCCGATATGGCGACCGGCGGCCCTGCCCTTCGCGATTGGCTTGCTGCTGTGCGCTGCTACGGGTTCGCCAAGGTCACCGGCGGGCGGACAACAAGTGGTGCCTTGCTGGAACTGGTCGACCTGTTCGGTTACGTACGCGAGACGAACTACGGCAAGTGGTTTGAGGTGCGCACCGAGATCAATCCGACCAATCTCGCCTATACAGGCCTCGGCCTTCAGGCCCACACCGACAACCCCTATCGCGACCCGGTGCCGACGCTGCAGATCCTCTGGTGTCTCGAGAACTCGGCCGATGGCGGCGAGTCGATGGTCGTCGACGGGTTCGCTGCAGCGCTGCGCCTGCACGAAGAGGATCCCGAAGGTTTCGCGGCGCTTTCCGGCCATTCGGCCCGCTTCGAATACGCCGGCTCGAAAGGTGTTCATTTGTCCGCCAAGCGTCCGATGATCGAGATGCTGCCGGATGGCGAGTTGCTGGGCATCCGCTTCAACAACCGGTCCGCCGCACC
This window encodes:
- a CDS encoding MoxR family ATPase; the protein is MRFEGTADYVATEDLMVAVNAAITLERPLLVKGEPGTGKTELARQVSDALGLRLIEWHIKSTTRAHQGLYEYDAVSRLRDSQLGDEKVKDVKNYIKHGKLWDAFSADEKVVLLIDEIDKADIEFPNDLLQELDRMEFHVYETGETIKAENRPIVIITSNNEKELPDAFLRRCFFHFISFPDEEVMTTIINVHFPDIKKKLVRAALTQFYEIRETPGLKKKPSTSEVLDWLKLLVADDVSPETLRADPKSAIPPLHGALLKNEQDVHLFERLAFLARRQGG
- a CDS encoding gamma-butyrobetaine dioxygenase, with translation MNINLIDGGDSLEIAWPDGASARFHAIWLRDNAQDASTRDPGNGQRLITLADIPAETRIAEAAIDGDDVVITFQPEGKALRFRPDWLRENAYDLARGPVAPTLALGAEAWNSGLNAKVPTGSFPDMATGGPALRDWLAAVRCYGFAKVTGGRTTSGALLELVDLFGYVRETNYGKWFEVRTEINPTNLAYTGLGLQAHTDNPYRDPVPTLQILWCLENSADGGESMVVDGFAAALRLHEEDPEGFAALSGHSARFEYAGSKGVHLSAKRPMIEMLPDGELLGIRFNNRSAAPVTDVPYDAMPAYYRAYRRMSEIVNDPAMEVSFKLEPGEAFIVDNTRVLHARKAYDGTGSRWLQGCYADKDGLLSTLSALESEARAA